Proteins from a genomic interval of Andreesenia angusta:
- a CDS encoding type II toxin-antitoxin system CcdA family antitoxin has product MRKNVSIPSWLNEMAKNQGINFSQVLQDALKSELDID; this is encoded by the coding sequence GTGAGGAAGAATGTTTCCATACCTAGCTGGCTCAATGAGATGGCCAAGAACCAAGGAATAAACTTCTCACAAGTGCTGCAAGATGCCCTTAAAAGCGAACTCGATATAGACTAG